A stretch of the Clostridium fungisolvens genome encodes the following:
- a CDS encoding Cof-type HAD-IIB family hydrolase, with product MGYKLIACDMDETLLNDDHVICEKNIEFIKRAKEEYGVKFVPATGRGYNSIQTDLRILDLYDELGEYVLSFNGGALTENKANKLLQFKGLDFHKMKEIFEYGLTKDVCIHVYTKDKLYVYNLSDSEKLRIERQKFECTIMEENTVDFLENELIAKILYQNIDVPYLMSLEPDMKDIVYGYCSVSYSSNRYMEFNSLGVDKGQGLADLARILNIDIKDTIAVGDNYNDMAMLKVAGLSVAAGNAVEDVKKACDYTTSADNNEGVVAELIEKFIFKTSSI from the coding sequence ATGGGATATAAACTAATTGCTTGTGATATGGATGAAACCTTATTAAATGATGATCATGTAATTTGTGAAAAAAATATTGAGTTTATTAAAAGGGCCAAGGAAGAGTATGGAGTAAAGTTTGTTCCAGCCACAGGAAGAGGCTATAATTCTATTCAGACAGATTTAAGAATATTAGATTTATATGATGAACTAGGTGAGTATGTTCTTTCTTTTAATGGAGGTGCTTTAACTGAAAACAAAGCAAATAAGTTGCTGCAGTTTAAAGGTTTGGATTTTCATAAAATGAAAGAGATTTTTGAGTATGGATTAACCAAGGATGTTTGTATTCATGTTTATACAAAAGATAAGTTATATGTCTATAATTTATCAGATAGTGAAAAGTTAAGGATTGAACGTCAAAAATTTGAATGTACTATTATGGAAGAAAATACTGTAGATTTTTTAGAAAATGAATTGATAGCTAAGATTTTATATCAAAATATAGACGTACCTTACTTAATGAGCTTAGAACCTGATATGAAGGATATAGTATATGGATATTGTTCTGTTAGTTATTCATCAAATCGTTATATGGAGTTTAATTCTTTAGGTGTAGATAAAGGACAAGGCTTAGCAGATTTAGCAAGGATACTAAATATAGATATAAAGGATACAATTGCAGTAGGAGATAACTACAACGATATGGCTATGTTAAAAGTTGCAGGTTTATCGGTAGCGGCAGGAAATGCAGTGGAAGATGTAAAAAAGGCTTGCGACTACACCACAAGTGCTGATAATAACGAAGGCGTCGTTGCAGAACTAATTGAGAAGTTTATCTTTAAGACAAGCAGTATATAA
- a CDS encoding endonuclease/exonuclease/phosphatase family protein: protein MKESINLRLMTFNILVDRRTDEPYSWKHRREQILSILRYYNPDIFCLQEALEHQKVYLEENLPEYSCFGIGRNDGNLSGEQVPIFHRKDMFDLEDHGYFWLSETPSIAGSIGYDAKCPRTVIWKQLKHKSSNNTFIIANTHYDHVGKAANSKSIHVIKEQLLLFNENIPAILCGDFNSSEQSPAYDEILSQGFIDASKTETTIYYGLPFTYHRFMMNEYKSNMESLQQQHDRIFRPIDHIFYNGSIKIIRYGVLPDNRSGVYPSDHFPVLCDFNL, encoded by the coding sequence ATGAAAGAATCTATAAATTTAAGGCTAATGACTTTTAATATACTTGTTGATCGTAGAACTGATGAGCCATATTCATGGAAACATAGGCGTGAACAAATATTATCTATATTAAGATACTATAATCCAGATATATTTTGTCTCCAAGAAGCTTTGGAGCACCAAAAGGTTTATTTAGAAGAAAATCTTCCTGAGTACTCCTGCTTTGGTATAGGACGTAATGATGGCAATCTATCTGGAGAGCAGGTCCCTATTTTCCATCGTAAAGATATGTTTGATTTAGAAGACCATGGATACTTTTGGTTATCAGAAACTCCATCTATTGCTGGTTCCATTGGCTACGATGCCAAGTGCCCTCGTACGGTTATATGGAAGCAATTAAAACATAAAAGCTCAAATAATACTTTCATTATTGCAAATACTCATTATGATCATGTCGGCAAGGCAGCAAATTCAAAAAGCATTCATGTAATAAAAGAACAGCTTTTACTATTTAATGAGAACATTCCAGCAATTCTATGTGGAGACTTCAACTCCTCCGAACAATCTCCAGCCTATGACGAGATTCTATCCCAAGGCTTCATAGATGCTTCGAAGACAGAAACAACTATTTATTATGGTTTACCTTTTACCTATCATCGTTTTATGATGAATGAATATAAGTCAAATATGGAATCTCTACAGCAACAACATGATAGAATTTTTAGACCGATCGATCATATATTTTATAATGGTTCTATTAAAATTATTCGATATGGTGTCTTACCAGATAATAGATCAGGAGTATATCCTTCAGATCACTTTCCTGTATTGTGTGACTTTAATCTTTGA
- a CDS encoding PA14 domain-containing protein translates to MKRNKYNKFMKMLSIIMTFLSVLTVNPSLTKAATIAQAEEVSYHGLKGDYYKCSSTTAADFASLVSTNIDENINFYSAFTDVLKARTGQTEGCAVRWTGKIQPKYSEDYTFYMIGDNGFRLWVNGNLIIDHWVNDWEVPQTSSKISLKAGVQYDFKLEYFQATGGADLKLQWSSTSQPKQVVPVECFYQPEGSQVPIVTASVEPVTGTCQQYAHPNLPSAVTVDYSDGTKRQLPVAWDFSDASLFSEVGNVVVTGTVSGTTAEAVANISVTPYVQWEKQQAPLMTKWSADVTADNALPDYPRMQMQRTEWQNLNGLWQFQEGTESDPVPTGRNLTRKILVPYPMESALSGIMTHYDYSWYRRVFTLPQNWNDKKIIINFGAVDWQSEVFVNGTSVGIHKGGYDPFSYDITQYLKATGEQELIVKVYDPTDAAGEPRGKQTLHQGGIMYTSTSGIWQTAWLEPVAASSSIDNLKIEPDVDGGRLKLTVSTTGVAEGTVVTATAYDGTTIAGKVDGSPNTALYIPITSAKLWSPDNPFLYDLQVDLKKDSTVIDTVKSYFGMRKISMNQVNGVNKIFLNNKETFMMGPLDQGFWPDGLYTAPTDAALKSDIEQEKALGFNMVRKHIKVEPARWYYWADKLGILVWQDMPSADSYMSNPPPVDKPQYELELQRMVQTHWNSPSIIMWCVFNEEQGQYEPARLVGLVAGLDSSRLINQGSGGPYANAGNIYDVHSYPPPACPNSSTQINVCGEYGGIGFKIPEHQWNEALSASYIMVNNADDLTNLYDTYANNILSYKTNNGLSAAVYTEITDVETEVNGLMTYDRQMKCDVNKIKASNEKVINKLSYYSEVLPTSKSQKQTWKYATTNTASDWYSSSFDDSQWTSAQGGFGTAITPGISVGTNWNTSDIWMRKSFNPGNLTTDEINNLCFNLFHDEATEIYINGVLAGTATGYSTDYVLLDMNDAAKRAIKINDSNVIAVHCHQTTGGQGIDVGIGKRVLTDKPITSTSFSDNFDSGNANQWSNFGGSWSVVDGKYGVLANSGGKSIAQNTNFSDFTYETDITLGNIQANNNAGVLFRLSSPGIGADNYKGYYAGLGKNGDVPGVVLGKSNGSWTFLDTKPMTIEAGKSYHMKISAIGSSIKVYVDNMDTPIIDKVDTSYISGAIGLRTWNVDARYDNISAAAYVPKHTEAALSDLKVGGATITGFDENTTTYNIELPAGTTAVPEINAVVKDSGKAVAVVTKPEALPGTAKIVVTAEDGVTIKTYTINFTVQIPKDTDATLKSISIDGKNLEGFDPSKKEYSITLPSGTTKIPVVSTEATKTVETVNITQADTVNGTATIKVTAEDGVTTNVYTVKFVVASKNDATLTNITVDGKAIPEFKGDLITTVTIPYTTKEPVITATATDANAKINIKQAGCLSSFAAIHVTSADGRNHRIYTLYFKMLPNTDASLSRICIGDNEIDNFNPEVLDYIYKLPSGTTKAPIVSAKVSDHRGINGAQLTIKQACKVDEKAVITVTAADGKTIRKYTVTFVVGQ, encoded by the coding sequence TTGAAAAGGAATAAGTATAATAAGTTTATGAAGATGTTATCAATTATAATGACTTTTCTTTCTGTCTTAACAGTTAATCCAAGTTTAACTAAAGCAGCAACAATTGCTCAAGCTGAAGAAGTATCCTATCATGGATTAAAAGGTGACTATTATAAATGTAGTTCTACAACTGCTGCGGATTTTGCAAGTTTAGTATCTACCAATATAGATGAAAATATAAACTTTTATAGTGCTTTTACTGATGTACTTAAAGCACGTACTGGACAAACTGAGGGATGTGCAGTGAGATGGACAGGAAAGATACAGCCTAAATATAGTGAAGATTATACTTTTTATATGATAGGTGATAACGGATTTAGGCTATGGGTAAATGGCAATTTAATAATTGACCATTGGGTAAATGACTGGGAGGTTCCTCAAACAAGCAGTAAAATTAGTCTTAAGGCAGGAGTTCAGTATGATTTTAAACTAGAGTACTTTCAAGCTACTGGTGGAGCGGACCTAAAGCTTCAATGGTCTAGTACGAGTCAACCAAAACAGGTTGTACCAGTGGAATGCTTTTATCAACCAGAAGGTAGTCAAGTACCTATAGTAACCGCTTCTGTAGAACCAGTGACAGGAACTTGTCAGCAATATGCACATCCAAATCTACCAAGTGCTGTAACTGTAGATTATAGTGATGGTACAAAAAGACAGCTTCCTGTGGCTTGGGATTTTAGTGATGCATCATTATTTTCTGAGGTTGGAAATGTAGTAGTGACTGGTACAGTATCAGGCACAACAGCAGAAGCTGTAGCTAATATAAGTGTGACACCATATGTGCAATGGGAAAAGCAACAGGCTCCTTTAATGACAAAATGGTCAGCAGACGTGACTGCTGATAATGCTCTTCCTGATTATCCAAGAATGCAGATGCAAAGAACTGAGTGGCAGAATCTAAATGGGTTATGGCAATTCCAAGAGGGAACTGAAAGTGATCCAGTACCAACCGGAAGGAACTTAACAAGGAAAATACTTGTTCCATATCCTATGGAATCAGCTTTATCAGGAATTATGACTCATTATGATTATTCCTGGTATAGAAGGGTTTTCACTTTGCCACAGAATTGGAATGATAAGAAAATAATCATAAACTTTGGTGCAGTGGATTGGCAATCTGAAGTATTTGTAAATGGTACAAGTGTAGGTATTCATAAAGGTGGTTATGATCCATTTAGCTATGACATCACTCAATACTTAAAAGCAACAGGAGAACAAGAGTTAATTGTAAAAGTTTATGATCCAACAGATGCTGCTGGAGAGCCAAGAGGAAAGCAGACCTTACATCAAGGTGGAATCATGTATACATCAACTAGTGGAATTTGGCAAACTGCTTGGCTTGAGCCAGTTGCAGCATCCTCAAGCATAGATAATTTAAAGATTGAGCCAGATGTGGATGGAGGAAGACTTAAACTTACAGTAAGTACAACAGGAGTAGCTGAAGGAACTGTAGTTACTGCTACAGCTTATGATGGAACAACAATTGCAGGTAAAGTGGACGGTAGTCCAAATACAGCTCTATATATCCCAATTACAAGTGCTAAGTTATGGTCTCCAGATAATCCTTTCTTATATGATCTTCAGGTAGATTTAAAGAAAGACTCAACAGTTATAGATACAGTAAAGAGTTATTTTGGAATGCGTAAAATATCAATGAATCAAGTAAATGGAGTAAATAAGATATTTTTAAACAATAAGGAAACCTTCATGATGGGACCTTTGGATCAAGGGTTCTGGCCTGATGGACTTTATACAGCTCCAACCGATGCAGCTTTAAAGTCTGATATAGAACAGGAAAAAGCTTTAGGTTTTAATATGGTAAGAAAACACATAAAGGTAGAACCAGCTCGTTGGTACTACTGGGCTGATAAATTAGGAATTTTAGTTTGGCAGGACATGCCTTCTGCTGATTCCTATATGAGTAATCCTCCACCAGTAGATAAACCTCAATATGAATTAGAACTACAACGTATGGTTCAGACACATTGGAATAGTCCATCAATCATCATGTGGTGTGTATTTAACGAAGAGCAAGGTCAGTACGAACCAGCACGACTTGTAGGACTTGTGGCAGGTCTTGATTCCTCTAGATTAATAAATCAAGGAAGTGGAGGACCATATGCAAATGCAGGAAACATTTATGATGTTCATAGCTATCCACCTCCAGCATGTCCAAATAGTTCGACTCAAATTAATGTTTGCGGAGAATATGGCGGTATAGGATTTAAGATTCCAGAACATCAATGGAATGAAGCTCTCTCAGCAAGTTATATTATGGTAAATAATGCTGATGACTTAACTAACCTATATGATACCTATGCAAATAATATTCTATCTTATAAGACAAATAATGGATTAAGTGCAGCAGTGTATACTGAGATAACTGATGTAGAAACTGAAGTAAATGGTTTAATGACTTATGACAGACAGATGAAATGCGATGTAAATAAGATTAAGGCATCCAATGAAAAGGTTATTAATAAACTTTCTTATTATAGTGAAGTATTACCTACTTCAAAATCACAAAAGCAAACTTGGAAATATGCTACAACAAATACAGCGTCAGACTGGTATTCTTCAAGTTTTGACGATTCCCAATGGACTTCAGCACAAGGCGGTTTTGGAACAGCAATCACTCCTGGAATATCGGTTGGAACCAATTGGAATACCTCAGATATATGGATGCGTAAGAGCTTTAATCCTGGAAATCTCACAACTGATGAAATAAACAACCTATGCTTCAATCTTTTCCATGACGAAGCTACTGAGATTTATATAAATGGAGTACTTGCAGGAACAGCAACAGGATATTCAACAGATTATGTATTGCTAGATATGAATGATGCTGCTAAGAGAGCTATTAAGATTAATGATAGTAATGTCATTGCAGTTCATTGCCATCAGACAACAGGCGGACAAGGAATTGATGTAGGGATAGGAAAGAGAGTTCTTACAGACAAACCTATAACTAGCACAAGCTTTAGCGACAACTTTGATAGTGGAAATGCAAATCAGTGGAGTAACTTTGGAGGAAGCTGGTCTGTAGTAGATGGAAAATATGGAGTTTTAGCAAATAGTGGCGGAAAGTCTATAGCTCAAAATACTAATTTTTCAGACTTTACCTATGAGACAGATATAACCCTTGGCAATATTCAAGCTAACAACAATGCAGGAGTATTATTTAGGTTAAGCAGTCCAGGGATAGGAGCTGATAACTATAAAGGGTATTATGCTGGATTAGGGAAAAATGGAGATGTTCCTGGAGTGGTACTTGGCAAATCCAACGGTTCTTGGACCTTTTTAGACACTAAACCAATGACTATTGAAGCAGGAAAGAGCTATCATATGAAGATATCTGCTATTGGATCAAGTATAAAGGTTTATGTAGATAATATGGATACCCCTATAATAGATAAAGTTGATACAAGCTATATTTCTGGAGCTATAGGGTTAAGAACTTGGAATGTTGATGCTAGGTATGATAATATTTCTGCAGCAGCTTATGTTCCAAAGCATACAGAGGCAGCTTTGAGTGATTTGAAGGTTGGTGGGGCAACAATAACTGGCTTTGATGAAAATACCACTACTTACAATATAGAACTTCCTGCAGGTACAACAGCAGTGCCAGAAATAAATGCAGTGGTAAAGGATTCAGGTAAAGCAGTGGCAGTGGTAACAAAACCAGAAGCATTACCTGGAACAGCTAAAATAGTGGTAACGGCAGAAGATGGAGTGACAATTAAGACTTATACTATTAACTTTACAGTACAAATTCCAAAGGATACAGATGCAACATTGAAGAGTATAAGTATAGATGGTAAAAATTTAGAAGGCTTTGATCCAAGTAAAAAAGAATATAGCATTACATTGCCTTCTGGAACAACAAAGATTCCTGTGGTTTCTACAGAAGCAACAAAGACTGTGGAAACGGTAAATATAACTCAAGCAGACACAGTAAATGGAACAGCTACTATAAAAGTGACAGCAGAAGATGGAGTTACTACTAATGTTTATACTGTTAAGTTTGTAGTTGCTTCTAAGAATGATGCTACTTTAACTAATATAACTGTAGATGGCAAGGCAATTCCTGAATTTAAAGGCGATTTAATTACTACAGTGACCATTCCATATACAACTAAGGAACCTGTTATAACTGCAACTGCAACTGATGCCAATGCAAAGATAAATATAAAACAAGCTGGTTGCTTGAGTTCTTTTGCAGCAATTCACGTTACTTCTGCAGATGGAAGAAATCATAGAATCTATACATTGTACTTTAAAATGCTACCAAATACAGATGCATCTCTAAGCAGAATATGTATAGGAGATAATGAGATAGATAATTTCAATCCAGAGGTTCTTGATTATATCTATAAACTACCTTCTGGTACTACTAAGGCGCCAATTGTTTCTGCAAAAGTTAGTGATCATAGAGGAATAAATGGTGCACAGCTTACAATAAAACAAGCTTGCAAAGTAGATGAAAAAGCAGTAATAACTGTAACAGCAGCTGATGGAAAGACAATAAGGAAGTACACTGTGACTTTTGTTGTGGGTCAATAG
- a CDS encoding YitT family protein translates to MLKKYSLLIKNIALILFGNTIYALAVTMFILPTGLITGGTTGLALLFYHQFSIPIAMFVSAFNVSMFILGGLVLGRKFALTTLISTFYYPFVLGVLQNIGYLKNMTSDHLLSTIYAGIMIGFSIGIVIKAGASTGGMDIPPLVLNKKLGLPVSVVMYSLDFTILLSQMLFANKEQVLYGILLVLIYTVVLDKVLLLGQSRTQVKIISDKYEEINQMIIKYLDRGSTLIHAETGYFHNDNLVVLTVISNRELSKLNEMVLSIDPKAFMVINRVNEVKGRGFSMEKHYV, encoded by the coding sequence ATGCTTAAAAAATATTCGTTACTTATTAAAAATATAGCATTAATCTTGTTTGGAAATACCATATATGCTTTAGCAGTTACTATGTTTATTCTTCCAACTGGACTAATAACAGGAGGTACTACCGGATTAGCTTTGTTGTTTTACCATCAGTTTAGTATCCCTATAGCTATGTTTGTATCTGCTTTTAATGTAAGTATGTTTATATTAGGAGGATTAGTACTTGGCAGAAAGTTTGCATTAACAACTTTAATAAGTACTTTTTATTATCCTTTTGTACTTGGAGTGCTACAAAACATTGGGTATTTAAAGAATATGACTTCTGATCATTTGCTATCAACAATTTATGCAGGTATAATGATTGGATTTAGTATAGGCATAGTGATAAAAGCAGGTGCCTCTACAGGAGGGATGGACATACCGCCTCTTGTATTGAATAAAAAACTTGGGCTTCCAGTATCAGTGGTAATGTACTCATTAGACTTTACTATACTTCTGTCTCAAATGCTTTTTGCAAACAAAGAACAAGTTTTATATGGAATTTTACTAGTATTAATTTATACTGTGGTACTTGATAAAGTGCTGTTACTTGGACAGTCTAGAACTCAGGTGAAAATTATAAGTGATAAGTATGAAGAAATCAATCAGATGATTATTAAGTACCTTGATAGGGGATCAACCTTAATTCATGCTGAAACTGGGTATTTCCATAATGATAATTTGGTAGTTCTTACTGTTATATCAAATCGTGAATTATCAAAATTGAATGAGATGGTTTTATCCATAGATCCAAAGGCATTTATGGTTATAAATAGGGTCAATGAGGTAAAAGGTCGTGGGTTTAGTATGGAAAAGCATTATGTGTAG
- the greA gene encoding transcription elongation factor GreA: MNNTLTAENMRKLQEELEYRLTTKRAEIAREKLEAAAHGDRSENAEYKEACANYRENDNRIQYLMTMISTAIIVDDESIDKSVLGLNSKAKVKFIEDDFETVVTLVTTMDLDPDNMKISIESDLGKALSGKKAGDVVEVNAPGENYNIEILEVLHE; encoded by the coding sequence ATGAATAACACATTAACAGCTGAAAATATGAGGAAATTACAAGAAGAATTAGAATATAGACTGACTACCAAAAGAGCTGAAATTGCAAGAGAAAAACTAGAAGCTGCTGCACATGGTGATAGATCGGAAAATGCAGAATACAAAGAAGCTTGTGCTAACTATAGAGAAAATGATAATAGAATTCAGTACTTAATGACTATGATCTCAACAGCCATTATTGTAGATGACGAAAGCATAGATAAATCAGTATTAGGACTTAATAGTAAAGCTAAAGTTAAATTCATAGAAGATGATTTCGAGACCGTTGTAACCTTAGTAACTACAATGGATTTAGATCCTGATAACATGAAGATAAGTATCGAATCTGACTTAGGAAAAGCTTTATCAGGCAAGAAAGCTGGAGATGTAGTTGAAGTTAATGCTCCTGGAGAAAATTATAATATAGAAATATTAGAAGTATTGCATGAATAA
- a CDS encoding GH39 family glycosyl hydrolase: MRYTNEIIDTIGEIPVKLYIESIKNSSYYLNPKLILIFVIKGEILIKQEDKTYKLREEDVILINPNIMYSIDSSSTNQIYILEIDYKYFNNLYNNFSDLIFELNSLNIDETNMEDYKSIKNIIIKLLEVCLNKENGYLLMAKQLIMELIVRLINKFTIDKTENTFSINHDDERINSIIKFVLTHYKEKISLQDISQYMHLNSQYISRYFSKQMGIPLNAFISNVRLEESIKDLVLSDKKVTFIALENGFPNLKSYFKAFKEIYGMTPSKYRNIYLNEIRENSLELDFSKFNLENISNHENDKLRLLPEKKQSYVIELNSSVETFKKSWKKVLAFGRAAEGMREELRNQLRLVQKDIGFEYVRFHGILSDEMRLYSEDGQGNAEYNFTYVDELIDFLLEIKLKPFIELGYMPDQLAAEKKYIFAWKANISFPKSINKWNKLIKTFVKHLIERYGRNEVQTWYFQICDQWSYFNNEDRRYFEFFRETYSSVKQVETKLRVGGTFDLQLLESYSCYLKDERIALDFIAVRTYSLLPIGKSDSLELINKFGKVSDDELILQNSIDYCLYANESFIIEYIDSFVNKIDKHKIDIKEFFISEWNTTPSQKDLIHDTCFKASFFVKNIIANFNKVNGMAYWSFSDIFEETKASNNIFHGGLGFITNNGIKKPIYYAYQLMNRLGNSIIRKENDFIATKNINNSIQILAFNYCHFIDDKKQCHSKDITLKDRYHVFDEKNKNISFALKGLSGEVVVKTYRINKENGSAYDEWLRIGAPNSMETDELNYIKNKSIFGYRMKSIDINGDLIINEKMEPHEVILIEIIPVKNS; the protein is encoded by the coding sequence ATGAGATATACAAATGAGATTATAGATACCATAGGAGAAATTCCAGTTAAACTATATATTGAAAGCATTAAAAACTCGAGCTACTACTTAAATCCAAAGCTAATTTTGATATTTGTTATTAAAGGTGAAATTCTTATAAAGCAAGAAGACAAAACATATAAACTAAGAGAAGAGGATGTTATTTTAATTAATCCAAATATAATGTACAGTATAGATAGTTCAAGTACTAATCAAATCTACATTTTAGAAATAGATTATAAATATTTTAATAACTTATATAATAACTTTAGTGATTTAATATTTGAATTAAACTCATTAAATATTGATGAAACCAATATGGAAGACTATAAAAGCATTAAAAATATAATTATAAAGCTGCTAGAAGTATGTTTAAATAAGGAAAATGGATATTTATTAATGGCCAAACAGTTAATAATGGAACTTATAGTACGATTAATTAATAAATTTACTATTGATAAAACAGAGAATACATTCTCCATAAATCATGATGATGAGAGGATAAATAGTATTATAAAGTTTGTACTTACTCATTATAAAGAAAAAATAAGTTTACAGGATATTTCACAATATATGCATTTAAATTCCCAATATATATCTAGATATTTTTCAAAACAAATGGGGATTCCTCTAAATGCTTTTATTAGTAATGTACGATTAGAGGAGTCTATAAAAGACTTGGTACTATCAGATAAAAAAGTTACTTTTATAGCATTAGAAAACGGATTTCCAAATTTAAAATCTTACTTTAAGGCGTTTAAAGAAATCTATGGTATGACTCCTTCAAAATATAGGAATATTTATTTAAATGAAATAAGAGAAAATTCACTGGAATTAGATTTTTCTAAATTTAATTTAGAGAATATATCTAATCATGAAAACGATAAACTTAGATTATTACCTGAAAAAAAGCAAAGCTATGTAATTGAATTAAATTCTTCAGTTGAAACTTTTAAAAAGAGCTGGAAAAAGGTTTTAGCTTTTGGAAGGGCTGCAGAAGGTATGAGGGAAGAACTAAGAAATCAATTGAGATTGGTTCAAAAAGATATAGGCTTTGAATATGTTAGGTTTCATGGAATACTTTCTGATGAGATGAGGCTTTATAGTGAAGACGGTCAGGGGAATGCGGAATATAACTTTACTTATGTTGATGAGCTTATAGATTTTTTATTGGAGATAAAGCTTAAACCATTCATAGAACTTGGGTATATGCCTGACCAACTTGCAGCTGAAAAGAAATATATATTTGCATGGAAGGCTAATATAAGTTTTCCTAAAAGTATAAATAAGTGGAACAAGCTGATAAAAACTTTTGTGAAGCATCTTATAGAAAGATATGGTCGAAATGAAGTACAAACTTGGTATTTTCAAATTTGTGACCAATGGAGTTACTTCAATAATGAAGATAGGAGGTATTTTGAATTCTTTAGAGAAACTTACAGTAGTGTGAAGCAGGTTGAAACAAAGCTGAGAGTTGGAGGAACATTTGATCTACAGCTTTTGGAAAGTTATAGTTGCTATTTAAAAGATGAAAGGATAGCATTAGACTTTATTGCTGTAAGAACTTATTCACTATTGCCAATTGGAAAATCAGATTCACTTGAACTTATTAATAAGTTTGGAAAGGTGTCAGATGATGAGCTGATACTTCAGAATTCAATAGATTATTGTTTATATGCTAATGAAAGTTTTATTATTGAGTATATAGATAGTTTTGTTAATAAGATAGACAAGCATAAAATAGATATAAAAGAGTTTTTTATTTCTGAATGGAATACTACTCCAAGCCAAAAAGATTTAATACATGATACATGTTTCAAGGCTTCATTCTTCGTAAAAAATATTATTGCTAATTTTAATAAAGTTAATGGTATGGCATACTGGTCATTTAGTGATATATTTGAAGAAACTAAGGCAAGTAACAATATCTTTCATGGAGGACTTGGCTTTATAACTAACAATGGAATAAAGAAGCCAATCTATTACGCCTATCAACTTATGAATAGATTAGGAAATAGCATAATAAGAAAAGAAAATGATTTCATAGCCACTAAGAATATCAATAATTCCATTCAGATTTTAGCATTTAACTATTGTCATTTTATCGATGATAAAAAGCAATGCCATTCAAAAGATATTACTTTAAAAGATAGATATCATGTTTTTGATGAGAAAAATAAAAATATAAGCTTTGCTTTAAAAGGATTGTCTGGAGAGGTAGTTGTGAAAACCTACAGAATTAATAAAGAAAATGGATCTGCCTATGACGAATGGCTTAGAATTGGTGCACCAAATTCCATGGAAACTGATGAACTTAATTATATTAAAAATAAATCAATATTTGGATATAGAATGAAGAGTATTGATATCAACGGTGATTTAATAATAAATGAAAAGATGGAGCCACACGAAGTTATATTAATTGAGATTATACCTGTTAAAAATAGCTAA
- the srtB gene encoding class B sortase, which yields MVNNNEKDNEGKLNKTDFKKKASIRSALKVIMVLICAGTFLYSAYSLYIIGSEYKKGTDEYRDLQKYVEEVPANSKSTKAWKIDFDNLKAINSDIVAWIHFESIGIDYPIVKGTDNNFYLKHTFKKEENKAGSIFMDYENNSQFKDLHTTIYGHNLKNSSMFSALMKYKDKDFYVSNPYFWIYTPNGDLKCEIFSCYITGSTSESYNKSFTTRDEYDKFLKTLKKNSIYDTGVEVTVDDKVLSLSTCTNSDKDSRIIVHAKVLKQ from the coding sequence ATGGTTAATAATAATGAAAAAGATAATGAAGGTAAATTAAACAAAACAGATTTTAAGAAGAAAGCTTCCATTAGAAGCGCTCTAAAAGTAATTATGGTATTAATTTGTGCAGGTACCTTTTTATATTCGGCATATAGTTTATACATTATAGGGAGTGAGTATAAGAAAGGTACTGATGAATACAGGGATTTACAAAAGTATGTTGAGGAGGTTCCTGCTAACAGCAAATCCACAAAAGCTTGGAAGATAGACTTTGATAATCTTAAAGCGATAAATAGTGATATTGTTGCATGGATTCATTTTGAGAGTATTGGAATTGACTATCCTATTGTGAAAGGTACAGATAATAACTTTTATTTAAAGCACACCTTCAAGAAGGAGGAAAACAAAGCAGGAAGTATTTTTATGGATTATGAAAATAATAGCCAGTTTAAAGACTTACATACCACAATATATGGTCATAATCTGAAGAATTCATCAATGTTTAGTGCCTTAATGAAGTATAAAGATAAAGACTTTTATGTGTCCAATCCTTATTTCTGGATTTATACTCCAAATGGGGATCTAAAATGTGAAATTTTTTCTTGTTATATAACAGGAAGTACTAGTGAGAGCTATAATAAGAGTTTTACCACAAGAGATGAATATGATAAATTCTTAAAAACTTTAAAGAAAAACTCTATTTATGATACTGGAGTAGAGGTTACTGTAGATGATAAAGTATTGAGTTTATCAACTTGTACAAATTCGGATAAAGATAGCCGAATAATTGTACATGCTAAGGTTTTGAAACAGTAA